In the Tamandua tetradactyla isolate mTamTet1 chromosome 8, mTamTet1.pri, whole genome shotgun sequence genome, AATTAGGAAAAGTTATCCCTGGGAAAGGATACTTCCCAgaaggctgcttttgaaaaagccagaTGGGCCATCCAATGGCTCAGGCTTTATGGAGGGTGGACACAGATGTCACTTGTGAATTAAATATGGCTAGTTCcaatattggctttgggtggagCTTGTGGCAAAGGCAACAGGCAAAGCAAGTTCCCACTGGATTTTGGTTTCAGCTCTGGACAGGAGCCAAACTGCTGTATAGTCCCTTAAGAAAACAATTGTGTGCTGCCTATAATGCCTTACTGCAAGTTGAACGACTAACTCAAAAATGCCGTGTGAAATTAAGAATAGCCATCCTCATACAGGGGTGAGTATGTACTTATCTGCTACACTGCAGCATTTTCAACAACAGCCCCTTAAGTGCAGAAATGCAAGACACCCTGAGGCCAGTTTCCTATGTAGAACAATGCTTGCCTCTTCCTGCTGATCCTCCTGAGATGGCTGTCTCTGCACACCATTGGCAGATGTGGCAGTATACGTAAGTCTACCTGGTATACTGATGGATCAGCACACAGGCAGCCTGCCACCAAGATGGCAATACCCATGCAATGTAGTACAGGCACTATATGGTGGGAAACTGGGACTATGCAAAGCAGCCAGTGGGCTGAATTAAGGACTGTTTGGATGGTCAATGTTCACAAACCAGGAGATGCATTAACTGTTTGTGCTGACAACAGGGCAAGGTACTGGGATCTGACAGTGTGGATGGCCATGTGGAAGCAGGAGCAATGGACTGTTGTCTGCTGCCCCTTATGGGAAAAAGAAATCTGGGAAGATATCTGCACTACCTGTCACAAGCAGAAGGTAACTTTTATTTTATGTCTCTGAGCAGAACACTGGCACTTTACCTGGCAATATTAAGGCAGATGCTTTAGCAAAAATTCCTAGTCTACAGCCAGCATCACATGAGGCTGCCAAATGGTTGAACAGAAAAACAGGACACTATGAGTACCAGACTCTGTGGAGATGGCACAGCAATTCCAGCTGCCCATCATCAGACAACAACTGAAAGATGTCATAGTCGCCTACCCCTCCTGTTCACTGCAGTGCCCAAGGATGTTTCCTCACCTACTTGGTCATATTGGTTCTTACCATCAGGTGGCAGGTAAATTATATGAGGCCCCTTCCCTTATCGGAGGTGCAAAGTATGCTCTTACATCTGTAGCTGTGGCCACTGGACTGTTGACCCTTCTAGTAGGGAAAGCTAACAAAGAGCTGCAATACCAGCTTAGAAAAGCTCAGTGCATTCTTTGGGTTCCCCACACATGTGGACAGTGATAGATGGATCACCTCTTCTGAACGTCTAATCCAAGCCTGGGCTACTGAACATGGCATCTGATGGACATTCCATTTGCCTTACAACCCCACAGCAGAGGAGATAATGGAAAGGATGAATGGGCTCTAAAAGAGCTATTAAAAGGTAATAAATGAGTGGTGAgatgctggctcagtggcagaattctcgcttgctgtgccagagacctgggttcaattcctggtgcctgcccatgcaaaaaaaaaaaaaaaaagatgataagcAATTTCTACAGCAGTGGATATGCAGGTTCTATCAGGCTCTCCCCAGCCTCAATTCAAAGCCCAAGCAGTTGCTTCTGCCCTTGTTGAACTTGTAACAATGGAGTCCGTGCTGGTGCTGTGAATTCAGGTAAAAAGACCAGCAATGCTACAGCCACACCaagataatgaaaataacttgctcttgCTTGTGTCACAAGCattaaaaattggggaaaataaggtgTATTGGTCATAGTCCTGACCAATGCAAGCCATGTTGGTTGGGAGTCCTAGGTTCCTGGGGTATTAGGGTTGCCCACAGTTTATACACAAAATGCTGAAAGTTGTATATGTTACCAACCTAGGACCCCCCTCCATACACCAAGGCAAATTATATATGACTCTGTGGATACTTAAGCCCACGCTAAATGTATTTGACTACAGAAAGCAATAGCAGGAGCAAAACGTGTGGAATCTGtctactaatggaaatttagcttaTATTCCACTTGCCCTTAGTGTTATAGCAAATACCTTCTTGCAATAGGCGTCTGTGGTAACCTCCATGCACAATAGATCTCCATGCTGAATGTGCACATTCAGCTACTGAACAGTAGAATGCTACTGTTGGATACCACTGGTCTACCTTGGACTGTGACCCCTGTGAATTGGACTGCATagaataccctgctggcctgggaGAATTCACAACATCAGAAAAATG is a window encoding:
- the LOC143644408 gene encoding uncharacterized protein LOC143644408 isoform X3 gives rise to the protein MASSNIGFGWSLWQRQQAKQVPTGFWFQLWTGAKLLYSPLRKQLCAAYNALLQVERLTQKCRVKLRIAILIQGARYWDLTVWMAMWKQEQWTVVCCPLWEKEIWEDICTTCHKQKNQTQDPQHPSQGLASDL
- the LOC143644408 gene encoding uncharacterized protein LOC143644408 isoform X1; this encodes MASSNIGFGWSLWQRQQAKQVPTGFWFQLWTGAKLLYSPLRKQLCAAYNALLQVERLTQKCRVKLRIAILIQGARYWDLTVWMAMWKQEQWTVVCCPLWEKEIWEDICTTCHKQKNQTQDPQHPSQGLASGSPAGMRQKHYVEAASWKLQAGCQARPAISSGPMVLHTMMKALLKKCVYTVSSCWCWLTLECISNPNPD
- the LOC143644408 gene encoding uncharacterized protein LOC143644408 isoform X2, coding for MASSNIGFGWSLWQRQQAKQVPTGFWFQLWTGAKLLYSPLRKQLCAAYNALLQVERLTQKCRVKLRIAILIQGARYWDLTVWMAMWKQEQWTVVCCPLWEKEIWEDICTTCHKQKNQTQDPQHPSQGLASDNTRDAAASSNNSNFQVKTITPKKKIPRKDGSKNVFCLSSVATLPANL
- the LOC143644408 gene encoding uncharacterized protein LOC143644408 isoform X4 translates to MERWGSEGKVLGSDSVDGHVEAGAMDCCLLPLMGKRNLGRYLHYLSQAEESDSRSSTPITGPGIWISCWDEAEALR